GGCGCGTATAAAATCCATCTGTAAGGGGCCATGGTGACGGATATTAATTGGGCTTGAAAGGCGGTTTTTACGATGCTGGATGATGTTGTTAACACCCTGAAGAGGCCGGTGCTTCCCAAGGAACACGGTATGTGGGTGGCTCTTTTAGCCCCACTTATCGCCGGGGTGTTCGCTGTTCGCCCTGAAGACGGGTTAAAACCGTTAGCGGCCATATTACTAGGTTTATCAGTAATTTCTGGGGCTTTCGCCCTGGAACCCATAAAACTCGTTGTTAAATCCGGCGCAGGGGTGGGCAAACGCCGGATTTACTTTTGGGCGGCGGTATATACCTTCCTTGCGCTGGCATTTATTGCGCCACTGGTGTTTTTCTATGACCGGGCCGGGCTTGTATGGTTTGCCATTCCCGCAGTGGTCCTGGGTGGAATAAAGATGTGGGCGGGTTTGGCCAGATCTTTACGGACCTTGATGGTAGAGCTATTAGGCGTGGCCGGCCTGGCCCTGTCCGCCCCCGCCGCAAGTTATACCCAAACCGGCCGGTTGACGGGCGAGCCGGTCATGCTGTTCATCCTGATGACCGTCTGGTTTTCAGACCGGGTGTTCACCGCCCGCGGGATCCTGGATCTGATGCGTTCCAATGGCCCAACGCCTCCGCAAGAGAAACGGATTGAAACAAACCGGCGCCAGTTATACATCCATACCGCCAGTTTATCCCTGGCGGCGTTGACGGTGGTTTTCTCCGGCGGGCTGGCGCCCTGGACCTCCTTTTTGCCTTTCCTGCTTGCCACCATAAAATTCCGGCGGGACGTGAGAAACCCCACCCTTCCCGATGGCCCTATGGCGGTGGGATACGCCGAGATGCGGCTAAGCTCCCTTTTCACTGTCATGATGGCCGCCGCGTTCTGGTGGAAAGGGTCATTTTAATTTCGTGTGGCGCCCGGTAAATGGGCGGGCTTGTAATCCCACCGCAAACAAAATAGAATTACAGCCGGTTTTTGATATTTTCCTCTCGCCTTTTCGGAGATTTTTTTAGTGTGAGCCAGTCATCGCCGGAACTGGATATGGAAAGCCTTGACCCCAACGAGGCCAAGCTCGCCAAAGTCCTGCTCGACAACGGCAAACTGACCCAGGAACAGGTCAAGGAATATCTGGATTTCCGGGCCGATCTGGAAAAGGGAGGGAAAAAATATCTGGGCGACATTCTGGTGGAACGCGGATATTTGCCCCGGCAGGTTGTGGACGATTTTTTTACAGAACACAACCAGCTATACCTGGACTTCTGCTCCCGCCTCAAAGACGAGGGGTTTTTGAACCGGGAACAGTTCAACCAGATCATGGCCCATCCCCATTCCGATACCAACGTGGTGTCGGTTATGGAGGACTTGGGGATAATGACCAAGGAGAATTTCAGCAAGCTGTTCGCCAACAAGGTGAACGCGCTGAGATTGGGCGACTGGCTTCTGGCCAAACGCAAGATAGACCCGGCCTTGTTGACCAAGGCCCTGGCGGAACAGAAAATCTACCGCTTTGAGGACTACCTTGTGTATCACGACCTGGCGCCAAAATCGCTTATTGATTACATAAAATCCAAACTGGGGATGCACTAAGGGCTGTAAAGCCTGACAGGCTTCGTTGGAAATGACGTTGTAACAAAATAGGGAGGAGACATCTGCATATGGGGATAATGGAAGGTAAAAAAGGGCTGATAGTGGGCGTGGCCAACGAGCGTAGCATCGCATGGGGCGTCGCCAAGGCTCTTGCCCGGGAGGGGGCCCAGCTCGGTTTCACCTACGCCATGGAAGCCCTGGAAAAACGTGTCCGCCCCCTGGCCGAAGAGGTGGGCTCCACGTTCGTGCACCTTATGGATGTGCAGAACGACCAGCAGATGGACGAGGTTTTCAACATGGCCAGGGAGAGTTTCGGCTCGCTGGACTTTCTTCTGCACGCCGTGGCCTTCTCCGACAAGAACGAGCTGAAAGGCCCCTATTACAACACCACCCGCAGTAATTTCCTTATGACCATGGACATATCGGTGTATTCGTTCACCGCCATGGCCCGGCGCGCGGCGGACCTTATGCCCAACGGCGGCTCCATGGTTACGCTGACTTTCTACGGGTCGCAGAAAGTGGTCACAAACTACAACGCCATGGGTGTCGCCAAGGCGGCGCTGGAGGCTTCCACGCGCTACCTGGCGGTGGACATGGGGCCGAGGAACATCAGGGTAAACTCCATCTCCGCCGGGCCGGTGAAGACTTTGGCTTCCGCCGGGATTTCCGATTTTAAGGAGATGCTCTCCATCAACGCCTCCAAGGCTCCTCTCAAAAGGAACGTCACCCTTGAGGAGATCGGCAACGCCGGCCTGTTCCTGCTTTCAGACCTGTCCACCGGCGTCACCGGCGATAATCTTTTCGTGGACTGTGGCTACCAGGTTACGGGTGTGTGACGGGTTACGATAACAATAGAGGCGCCCAGGCAATCCCCGGGCGCCGGTTAAAAATCCTTTTTTCCGTTATCGCGCCGGAAGAAGTTCCGGACATCATCCCCGCCTCCGATGTCATAGACTTGAAAGATCCCTCCAAAGGCCCCCTGGGCGCCCCGGATACGGCGTTGGTTAAATTAACAAAAGAGACGTTAATCTCATCAGGCCATGGGCATAAAACCATCTCCGCAAGCCTGGGAGACGCTTTAACGCGCCATGGGGATTATCACAAGCTCGGCAGGCAGATGGCGGAAGCCGGGGCGGATATCGTTAAAATAGCCCTGTCGGCCCTGGCTCCGGAGGACGCTCTTTTCGCGCTGACCCTCCTGCGCCAATCGTTGCCGCGCCGGACGGCTTTGGTGGCGGCGGTTTACGCCGATGCCCGGATGCCCGGCGCCGTAACGCCGGAGCTTTTGCCCGGCATAGCCCAATCCGCCCTGGCGCAGGGCATTTTGCTGGACACCATGGTGAAAGACGGCCGGACCATTTTCGACCATATCCCGGCGCCACTACTGGCTTCCATATCCCGCGATGCGAAAAACCGTGGCCTTTTCGTTGCGCTGGCGGGTTCGCTGGGAATAGGTGATGTGGAACAGGCCATCTCGGCGGGAGCGGATTATGTTGGGTTCCGCTCGGCTATCGTAAAAAACGGCGGGCGCGGTTCCGTGGGGGTGGATGGGGCCAAAGCCATGTCCATCCGGCGAAAGCTTGTGGAGTTTTCAGCCCCGCCTAAAGACCATGCCGGGGTCACGGCCTTGTCACTTTAGTCCCCACCGTTCCACGCCCGGCCAGCGCCGCCTTTAACCTTTCGGGGTGAAGGCCGTTTACGATGAATACCGTTACACCCTTTTCAACGCCATCGAAAAACAGCGGGTCCACCACACCGGTATTCACTGGGGCGCCAGCGTCCACTTCGTCCATCAGGGAGCCGTTGGCTCCCATAACTCCGTCCACACTTTTCACCAGTACCAGGTTTGCAAGCCCCAGGGCGCGGGTGATGTGAAGGGATATGGTGTCCGAGGTGGCCTCCCACGTTTCGGGGATTTCATGGGCGTCAAGAATGTAAGGGTAGGGGATGAACACCGGTATCTTTTTCCCCGTCCAGGCCTGTTGGGTCTGGGTTTTGTCGTGAACGGCCACGGCCCCGCCGATCAACGATACAAGCTCAAACCCGTACTGGGCCATGGAAAGCACGGCCTGCACATGGGCCACTTTTTCGCCGCCGCCGTTTCCACGGATGAAATCGGCGTAAACACCGCCACCGGGTATCACCACCAGTTCCGCCGTTACCGCCGCCTGTTCCACGGCGCGGGCCACCATTGAAAGCCGCCCGTTCCCGCCAAGGCTTCCGCCTATCTTCACCGCGCGGCGGTTTGGCGCCTCCGGGGTTTTCACTTCAACGTGGTAACGTTCACCGGCGCGGAGGTTTCGCTTTCCAGCCCGGCCTTGTCCACCGCCGTGATCACGAACGAATACGATGTGTCGGGCTTTAGCCCGTTCACTTTATAAGTGGCCTGTTTGCTGTCCGCCACTTTCTGCTTACCGAAGAACCCGGCGGAATAGATGGTGTAATGGTCAATGTCCGTTTCCGGATTGGGCTTCCAGCTGAGGGTAACGCTGGCCCGTTCCGCTGTGGCTGTAAGCTCTCTGGGCATGGAGGGCGCCGCCTTGGTGGTAGCCGACGCGGCATCGGACTCGGGACTCATCAGGTCGTCCTTGTCCAGCGCCTGGACGCGGTAATGGTAAGTGGCCCCGTCTTTCAACCCGGCGTCCTCATAGAAGGTCTCCTTCACCGTGCCGATGGAGGAATACGACCCGCTACGGCTGGCGGCGCGAAGCACCCTGTAGCTTACAATGTCTTTCTCGGGGTTGGCGTTCCACTTCACCGTGGATTTGCGCGCCTCCCCCTGGGTGGCGAACAACCCCGTGGGCGTGGCCGGGGCCGGTTTGGTGCGGGCGGAAACCACGGTTTTGATCTCGCTTTCCACATCCACCACGTTGAACGACCGGACGGCATAGAAATATTCCGCCCCGTCTTTCATCCGGGAGCCCCACTCGCCGGTGTCTTTATACTGGCTGGCTTTGGGTTCGCGGATGCTTTTGATCTTCTTCAACGACTGGGCCGATTCCCCGCGCCAGATGGAGTAACCCGCCACTTCACCTCCGGCCACCGGCGCCCAGCTTAACGCCACCTGTTTCACCAGGCCAGACACCGCCTTCACATCCGAAGGGCCAGGAGGAGGGCCAAGTGTTTCCGCCTTGGCCGGAGCGGACAACTCCGACTCGGCTCCGCCGGAATTCACCGCCGTAACGCGATAGTAATAAGCCAGTCCGTCTTTTAATTTGTCGCCGCTCTTGTCCTGGTCGGTGTATTCGGTGACGGTCCTGCCGGAAAGCTCTTTTATGGCCATGAACACTCCGTCCGGCGCGGTATGCCGGTAAATCCGGTAAGCGGAAACATCCGGATCCGGGCTTTTATCCCATGATACTGAAACTGTCCGCACCCCCGAAGCCGCTATCGAAACCCCCGTAGGGGCCGGTGGTTTGGCGCGGGAGGCGGCGCTGGCGGGGGTTGTGGGGTTGCCAGGTTTCTTGTCCCGGTTATAGGAGACCACCCGGTACCAGTAGGTTTTCCCGTCTTCGAGAATATGCTTGTCCCTCTCCCGGGGCTTGTCCACATAACCCAGCGCGCTTTCCGAAAGATCGGCTATCTCCGCGAACTCGCCCGTCTCCGATTCGCCCCGGAACACTTTATAGCCCACCGTGTCCTCGTCGTCGCTATTTCCCCAGGCAAGCCTTATCTCCCGGATAAGGCCCGACTCCGCCAAAAGCGACAACGGCGGGTTCGGCCCTCCCTTGGCCACCACATTGCCGGCTTCGGACGGTTCGCTCCGTTCTCCCTCGTCGTTATAGGCCACAACCTTGTAGTAATAGTTCTGGCCGTCTTTGAGCTTGCCCGCGCCCTTGTCCAGATATTCCACATTCTCGCGGCCGCTGATTTTTCTTAGCTCCTCGAAGGGGCCCTTGGAATTATCCGACCGGTACACCACATACCCTTCCACCTCCGGCTCGGGGTTCATGTTCCAGCGGACCGTTATTTCCCGGTATCGCTTCGAGTACCCTCCCACGCCGGTGGGGGCGCTGGTCCGCATGCGGATCATGTCGCCGCTCTGCACGCTGTTACGCTCGGTCTCCCGGATTATCCGCGCCTGGGAAGAGGCGGGGCCGGGCACGGTAACTTTTATTTTCCCCGTTATCACCTGGTTGATGGAAAGCACCATGCCGCTGACAGGGTCCATCACCCTCTCGCTGGCGCGGAACACGGTGAACACCTTGTCCTTGTCCACCCCTTTCAATGTCCCCACGTTCACGGTGACGGTCTTTCCGAAACCTTCACCCTCCCGTTTACGCTCCACCACGAACCCTTCCATGTGGGGCAAAACCTTGTACACCGTCACGTTTATGGGGGCTCCCGGGCGCCCTGAGTATTGGATATTCCCCTCGGCGTCCATCGCTTCGATGTAATACTGGAGCTTTCTTGCGGCCATGAAAACATCCGGCAGGGTGAACTCGTAGTCCCCCAGGCCGGTGGTGTCTTTCATGGGCTCTTGCAGATAGGTGGAGTCCTCCCCCCGCTTGTAATAAAGCCTGGCGGAGGCCAGCGCCTTGTTGTCCCGCACGTTGGCGCGGATGACAAGTTTGGAGGCGTCGGACGTGGCGGTGACGGGTGTGTGGAATATCCTGGGCGGTTCCTTGTCCAGCTCCGTCACGCGCACATCGTAAGGCCGCTCGGCGGAGCCTTCATAGGTGTCCGCGCCGCCGGTGTCTTTGGCGATGATGAAATACTGCACTCCCTCGCGGGTCACTTTCTCGCCGGGGATAACGCCTTCGTACACCCCCAGGGCGGACTGCTCCATCAGGGTGGACTCATAGGCGCCAGTTCCGCTTAGCGAACGGTAATGGAGCCGCGCCTCGGTCACGCCGATGTTGTCGGTAATCTGCGCCTTCACCCGTAACGATTTACCCTCCACCCCATTCTGGACGGCTTTGTGCTCTATCACCGGCGGCGTCTCGTCGGCCACGTTGAGTTCCAGGTAAAACTCTATCCGTTCCGATTCGCGGGCCGTAATCTCCCGCTCCTCGGCGCGATAGCCCTGTTTGACTATTTTCACTTTGTGCGGGCCGGCTGGCATGTCTTCCACCACCACCGGCGTAAGTCCCGTCAGCTTGTCGTCTATGTACACTTCCGCGTCGGCGGGCTGGGTGAGGATGACCACCGCGCCCAGGTGCCTGGCCCGGGCCTGGTTGAACAGCCGCACAATCTGGGGCGGGTATTTCTTGGCCGAGAGTTTCAGATGGGGGTCTAACAGGACGGCTTTCTTGAATTCCTCCTCGGCCGTCTCCTGCTGGTTCTGCGCGTAATGGGCCATGCCCGCCAGTAAATGGGCCCGGGCCTTGGCCTTATCGTCGGACAGGGTTGCCAAGGCATCGTTGATGGCCGAAAGGGCGTCGTTGAAACGCCCCTTGTGGTAATAGGATTCCGCCTGCGCCAGCGGGTCTTCCCCATTGGGCTGAGACCACGCCGGAAAAGCCGGGATGGCCAGAAAAGCTATAAGGAACAAAACTATCAGTGGCAAGCGCATCAGCTGTTACACCTCCCAGTCTATCCGGTTATTCTACCGCTATGTTCGTCGTGATGCCGGGAGTTATTTCAACTTTGCGTTTATGGTCGGGCATGCCCGCCCTTTTGATTACAAGATTGTGCGTCCCCGCGGGAATGTCGTTCACGGAAACAGGGGTCCTGCCATACAGTTTGCCGTCCACGAACACTATTCCCGGCGGGGTGGAAGAAACTTTCAAGGAACCATAGGCGCCTTCCTCGCTTCCCTCTTTTGTCCCCCGCTCACCCCCGCCAATCTCCTCGGCCTCGGTAAAGATATGGCCGACCTCGGCCCTGTCATCCTTGCGGACTGACACTGTTGTCTTGTACGGCCTGTAAGCCGGATTGACCAGCCGCACCTCCGCCTTGCCCTCGGGGATTTTTTCCAGCGTCCTGGGCGTTACGCCCATGTCCTGCCCGTTCACGTATATGTTGGCCCAAGGTATGGCCGTAACCGATATGGCCCCAAAACTGGCAGGGGATTTTGAAGCCACGGCAGAGGAGAGCCCAACAGGTTTTGGTTTAACACCTTGCGCCGGGGACAGAGGCTCCAGACGCACGTCCAGTTTCGTTTGCTCTCCTGAAACCAGAGCCACGGTCTCCTGCGAGGGATTAAACCCTTTCTGGCTCAACTCAACCTTGCGGCGGCCCGCTGGAAGGTTTTCGAGGGTCAACGGGGTTTTGCCTTTTTCGGCGCCATCTATTTTCACCACGGCGCCTGATGGGTTGGATGTAACCATAAGCGTGGCAAGTTGAGCAGGTTTTTCTTCCACCGCTGGCGGGGCGCCTGAAGGCTGGGCTGGCGCCACAACCGACTGGGACGCGGGAGAAACCGTTTCTTTTTCTTTCCCGCCGGGCCGCAATATCAATATGGCCGCCACGCCCATAAGCGCCGCCACGGCCCCCAACGCCACTACGGCTCCGGTTTTCTTTTTCCCTTTGGGTTCCACCTGGTGGCTGGACGAGTCTATCTTCACCGTCACGTCCGGGGCTTTTATGTTCACCGTTTTGAGCTTGTCCGAATCTGATATGGGGAACGGCGTGGCGGGCGACACGAACTGCCTTAAATCCCTGGCCACTTCCCGGGCCGAGGTGTACCGGTCTTCCGGGTCTTTGGCCATCATCTTTTCGATAATCCTGTCTATGGCCTGCGGCAGGGTGTCCACATGATGGCTGGGGGGCTTGGGGATTTCCTTTATTATTTTAAAAATCACCGCCGTAAGCGAGTCCCCCTCAAAGGGACGCTTCTTGGTGAGCATCTCGTAGAACATCACCCCAAGGCTGAATATGTCCGACCGTCCGTCCACCGGCAAACCCTGCACCTGCTCCGGCGACATGTACGAAGGCGAGCCCACAGCGTGCCCCGTTTGCGTCACCGACCCGGCGGATTGCAGACGCGCCAGGCCGAAATCGGTGATCTTCACCTGGTCGGTGGTGTCCACCAAAATGTTTCCCGGCTTGATGTCCCGGTGTACGATGCCGTTCTCATGGGCCAGGGCCAGCGCATCGGCTATCTGGCCGATGTATCTTGCGGCGCGGGGCACGGGCAGGGGCCCTTCCCCGGCGATGATGCCCGCCAAGTTCCGCCCCTCCACGTATTCCATGGCGATGAATTTCTTGCCCTCGGTTTCGCCGATGTCATACACGGTGACAATGTGGGGATGATGGATTTTCCCGGCGGCCCGGGCTTCGATGTAAAACCGCTCCAGCAACTCCTTTTCCGTCATGGAGTCGCCCATTTCGTCGAGCTTGATTATCTTGAGCGCCACCATGCGGTCCAGATGGGGGTCGCGCCCTTTCAATACGATACCCATGCCGCCCCGGCCCAGTTCGGACAGGATTTCGTAACGGCCAAGCTTCCTGATTTCCGCCATACCCCTGGATTGATGAGTTAATTTATGGCTTTTCCCCACCCGGCGCCGGTCACGCCGGTATGTACTGCCCCCAGCGTGCGGCATTGCGCCAAAACTGACGTAAAAACAAACCGCCACCCGAGATGAAAGTATATTTCATGGGGTCTTGCGGTGTCCAGCCAATTGCCAGATGAACGAAGGAGGATGAATGAAACAATTTCCCCCTCGGTAGCCGGACGATGCACGGGGCTACAAGCGGCTTCCCCGTGGTAGCTTCTTAAAATGCTTCCCCGTGGTCGCTGACCACGGATTTCTGCGCGGAGTGGAGAAGACCGGGGTCGGGCGACCCCGGTGAAGCATAGAAGGCGGCCTATTTCCCATGCTTCCCGGTGATCGCTGACCACAGGCACCTCTCTGCCCGCCGCTTCCCCGTGGTTGCTTCTTAAAATGCCTCCCCGTGGTCGCTGACCACGGGCCCCTCTCTGCCCGCCGCTTCCCCGTGGTCGCTGACCACGGATTTCTCTTGATCCGGTTAAATTTTTCCCTAATAACTTTTACAATTAATTAGTATCCGGCGGCCCGCTGGAACGCCGATTCAGGCCCATTAAACCCACTGGCAATAAAGGATTTCACTATCGTTGACACCCCCATTTAAAGCTGGTAATCTTTTACAACTTAAAGCAATGGGTCGAAATAGCGCTAAAGATAGGGTCGCTATTCGCAATATACATATTTCAAAGTCCATTGAGGAGGCGGGCTGGCCCATGGAATTTACTATCAGCCGTGACGAATTCTTCAAAAGCCTTCAAAGAGCGCAGGGTTTCATCTCTCCAAAGGGAACCATGCCTATTTTGGCCAACATCCTTCTGGAAGCTTCAGAGTCGGCGGTCACTTTGTTCGCCACAAATCTGGACATAGGGTTTCGCGGCTCATATCCGGCCAATGTGGCCCGGCCCGGCCGGGTCACGGTGCAGGCCAGGAAACTGCATGACATAGTCCGAGAGCTACCCGGTGGCGACATTTCGGTAAGGCTGGACGAGGATGAAAGGCTGAGGGTGAGTTGCGGCAAGTCCAAATTCAACCTGGCCACGATTGACGCCAACGAGTTCCCCTCTTTCCCGGCGTTCGAGGAGAGCGGGCTTGTGGCGCTGGATTCGGATATGATCAAGGAAATGATCTCCAAAACCCAGTACGCCATCTCCCAGGACGAAACCAGGATGACCCTTCACGGGGCTTATTTCGAGATAACCCCTTCCCGGGCGCGGATGGTTGCCACCGACGGGCACCGGCTGGCCTTTGTGGAGCGGGATGGCGCTTTCGGTGTAAAAGAGCAGGTAAGGGCCATCATTGCCCGGAAAGCAGTGGCGGAGTTGCTGAAACTCATCAGCGAAAGCGACGACGCGTTGAAGTTCGCCCATCAGGACAACCACGTGGTGTTCGCCAAGGGGCGGCAGACCATGGTTGTGCGCCTTATCGAAGGGGCCTTCCCCAATTACGAGCAGGTGATACCCAAAGGGGCCACCCGCGAAGCGGTAATAGATTCCGCCCAGTTCTCCCACAGCCTCAAGAGAGTGGCCACGCTGGCCGATGAGAAGTCGCACATGATCCGGCTTGGTTTCGCAAGCGGCAAGGTGGAGCTTTCCAGCGAAGGCGGCGAGCTTGGCGAGGCCAAGGACGAGCTTGAGATAGAATTTACCGGCGACGAGCTTGAGATTGGGCTTAACGCCCATTATATAATAGAGATGTTATCGGCCATGGGTGAGGAGAAGGTGCTCCTGAAACTTCAGGATCCTTTAAGCCCGGTGCTGGCCACCTCCGTGGTGGACCGGGGGCTGATGTCCATCGTTATGCCCATGAGGCTGTAACAGAAAGGCTGACCGGCGGGTTATTGTGGCTGGAAGTAAAGAGCGGTATCTAAAAGATATACGCAGTTGGGCCATGTACATGCTGGAAATTCTCCGGCCCTTGCCGAACACAGCGGAGAAGCATGGCATTCTGCAACAGGTGGACAAGCTAAAAGATGTCCCAAACCTGTTGGAGCGGGACGTGCCCGCCTACGCCGGGGCCATAGCGGTGCTCACCGCCAAGGCGGTCCAGCTGGTGCGTGGAACCAAACTGGACACCATGTACCACAAAGAAAAAATCATGGAGCTGTTAAACTCCTCCCTGCTTAAAAAACATCTCACCCAAAACCCTGTGGTGATGATACAGCTGAAAGAACTTCTGGACATTTCTCCCAAATCCACCACCTCCATGACGCTGGAAATGCTCTCCAAATCCGGCCACTAACCCCGCAAGAACGCTCTTCGCCCTTAAATTTCTTAAAAAATATGGAAAAAACCGCTGTTTCCGGCCAAATGTCTATTTAACTGTTATTGAAAAGGGTTATATTAAAGTCATCCCCATTCCCCGCCAATAGTGTGCCCTTTTTAAGAAGGCGAGGAAACGATGTCTTACTCAAAGACAGTCCGGGCGGCGGTGATGGGAAAATGCGCAAGGCCCCGCCGAAACACAAACACATCCGGATTCACCCTCATCGAGGTTCTTGTCTCCATAGTCATCCTGGCTGTGGGCATTTTAGGGGCCACGGCGATGCAGTCGGCTTCCCTTGGTGGAGAATATCAGGCGCGCAACCTGGACTCGTGCGTGAACCTGGCGTTCGACGCGCTGGACAGGATCCAGTCCAACGTGGAGATCATCGAGCAATACAGCTCTGGCGGCACCATGGTGGTGGATCCTGAAAGCCCATCGCCCCCTTCCGGCTCGGAAGCCTCGGCGGATTACAACCAGCTTACCGCCGCCATGCAGAAATATGTGGCCGCCTCCCAGTCCATGGGCATGCAAATGGAAAAAGCCCAGATGCTCATAACCTTCCAGCCGGACTCGCCCTTGGCGGGGGTGGACACGGTAACGGCCAACGTC
This DNA window, taken from Nitrospinota bacterium, encodes the following:
- a CDS encoding YwiC-like family protein, whose amino-acid sequence is MLDDVVNTLKRPVLPKEHGMWVALLAPLIAGVFAVRPEDGLKPLAAILLGLSVISGAFALEPIKLVVKSGAGVGKRRIYFWAAVYTFLALAFIAPLVFFYDRAGLVWFAIPAVVLGGIKMWAGLARSLRTLMVELLGVAGLALSAPAASYTQTGRLTGEPVMLFILMTVWFSDRVFTARGILDLMRSNGPTPPQEKRIETNRRQLYIHTASLSLAALTVVFSGGLAPWTSFLPFLLATIKFRRDVRNPTLPDGPMAVGYAEMRLSSLFTVMMAAAFWWKGSF
- a CDS encoding enoyl-ACP reductase, encoding MEGKKGLIVGVANERSIAWGVAKALAREGAQLGFTYAMEALEKRVRPLAEEVGSTFVHLMDVQNDQQMDEVFNMARESFGSLDFLLHAVAFSDKNELKGPYYNTTRSNFLMTMDISVYSFTAMARRAADLMPNGGSMVTLTFYGSQKVVTNYNAMGVAKAALEASTRYLAVDMGPRNIRVNSISAGPVKTLASAGISDFKEMLSINASKAPLKRNVTLEEIGNAGLFLLSDLSTGVTGDNLFVDCGYQVTGV
- a CDS encoding fibronectin type III domain-containing protein; its protein translation is MRLPLIVLFLIAFLAIPAFPAWSQPNGEDPLAQAESYYHKGRFNDALSAINDALATLSDDKAKARAHLLAGMAHYAQNQQETAEEEFKKAVLLDPHLKLSAKKYPPQIVRLFNQARARHLGAVVILTQPADAEVYIDDKLTGLTPVVVEDMPAGPHKVKIVKQGYRAEEREITARESERIEFYLELNVADETPPVIEHKAVQNGVEGKSLRVKAQITDNIGVTEARLHYRSLSGTGAYESTLMEQSALGVYEGVIPGEKVTREGVQYFIIAKDTGGADTYEGSAERPYDVRVTELDKEPPRIFHTPVTATSDASKLVIRANVRDNKALASARLYYKRGEDSTYLQEPMKDTTGLGDYEFTLPDVFMAARKLQYYIEAMDAEGNIQYSGRPGAPINVTVYKVLPHMEGFVVERKREGEGFGKTVTVNVGTLKGVDKDKVFTVFRASERVMDPVSGMVLSINQVITGKIKVTVPGPASSQARIIRETERNSVQSGDMIRMRTSAPTGVGGYSKRYREITVRWNMNPEPEVEGYVVYRSDNSKGPFEELRKISGRENVEYLDKGAGKLKDGQNYYYKVVAYNDEGERSEPSEAGNVVAKGGPNPPLSLLAESGLIREIRLAWGNSDDEDTVGYKVFRGESETGEFAEIADLSESALGYVDKPRERDKHILEDGKTYWYRVVSYNRDKKPGNPTTPASAASRAKPPAPTGVSIAASGVRTVSVSWDKSPDPDVSAYRIYRHTAPDGVFMAIKELSGRTVTEYTDQDKSGDKLKDGLAYYYRVTAVNSGGAESELSAPAKAETLGPPPGPSDVKAVSGLVKQVALSWAPVAGGEVAGYSIWRGESAQSLKKIKSIREPKASQYKDTGEWGSRMKDGAEYFYAVRSFNVVDVESEIKTVVSARTKPAPATPTGLFATQGEARKSTVKWNANPEKDIVSYRVLRAASRSGSYSSIGTVKETFYEDAGLKDGATYHYRVQALDKDDLMSPESDAASATTKAAPSMPRELTATAERASVTLSWKPNPETDIDHYTIYSAGFFGKQKVADSKQATYKVNGLKPDTSYSFVITAVDKAGLESETSAPVNVTTLK
- a CDS encoding serine/threonine protein kinase, which gives rise to MAEIRKLGRYEILSELGRGGMGIVLKGRDPHLDRMVALKIIKLDEMGDSMTEKELLERFYIEARAAGKIHHPHIVTVYDIGETEGKKFIAMEYVEGRNLAGIIAGEGPLPVPRAARYIGQIADALALAHENGIVHRDIKPGNILVDTTDQVKITDFGLARLQSAGSVTQTGHAVGSPSYMSPEQVQGLPVDGRSDIFSLGVMFYEMLTKKRPFEGDSLTAVIFKIIKEIPKPPSHHVDTLPQAIDRIIEKMMAKDPEDRYTSAREVARDLRQFVSPATPFPISDSDKLKTVNIKAPDVTVKIDSSSHQVEPKGKKKTGAVVALGAVAALMGVAAILILRPGGKEKETVSPASQSVVAPAQPSGAPPAVEEKPAQLATLMVTSNPSGAVVKIDGAEKGKTPLTLENLPAGRRKVELSQKGFNPSQETVALVSGEQTKLDVRLEPLSPAQGVKPKPVGLSSAVASKSPASFGAISVTAIPWANIYVNGQDMGVTPRTLEKIPEGKAEVRLVNPAYRPYKTTVSVRKDDRAEVGHIFTEAEEIGGGERGTKEGSEEGAYGSLKVSSTPPGIVFVDGKLYGRTPVSVNDIPAGTHNLVIKRAGMPDHKRKVEITPGITTNIAVE
- the dnaN gene encoding DNA polymerase III subunit beta → MEFTISRDEFFKSLQRAQGFISPKGTMPILANILLEASESAVTLFATNLDIGFRGSYPANVARPGRVTVQARKLHDIVRELPGGDISVRLDEDERLRVSCGKSKFNLATIDANEFPSFPAFEESGLVALDSDMIKEMISKTQYAISQDETRMTLHGAYFEITPSRARMVATDGHRLAFVERDGAFGVKEQVRAIIARKAVAELLKLISESDDALKFAHQDNHVVFAKGRQTMVVRLIEGAFPNYEQVIPKGATREAVIDSAQFSHSLKRVATLADEKSHMIRLGFASGKVELSSEGGELGEAKDELEIEFTGDELEIGLNAHYIIEMLSAMGEEKVLLKLQDPLSPVLATSVVDRGLMSIVMPMRL
- the pilV gene encoding type IV pilus modification protein PilV, with translation MGKCARPRRNTNTSGFTLIEVLVSIVILAVGILGATAMQSASLGGEYQARNLDSCVNLAFDALDRIQSNVEIIEQYSSGGTMVVDPESPSPPSGSEASADYNQLTAAMQKYVAASQSMGMQMEKAQMLITFQPDSPLAGVDTVTANVTWNRKGKTEQCQMTNIIYKNK